GTCTCAGCATCAGCGCCCGTCATTAATTGTGACAAGCCTTCTACTGGAATTGTAAGAGCGATTGCCATTGCAGAAACGATGGCAGCAACCATTGATTCATAGATGTCAGCACCCATACCTGCTACGTCACCAACGTTATCACCCACGTTATCTGCGATAACGCCTGGGTTACGAGGATCGTCTTCAGGAATGTTTTCAACAACTTTACCAGCGATGTCTGCACCTACGTCAGCAGCTTTAGTATAGATACCACCACCGATACGCGCAAAAAGAGCGATAGATGAAGCACCCACTGCAAACGAGTGAAGGATAGTTCCTACTTTTTCATGGTCATCTTTGAAAACCATGTAAAGGATTCCAAGACCGATCAAACCAAGACCTGCCACAGAAAGACCCATGACTGCGCCACCGTCTAAAGCGACAAGTAAAGCTGCAGGCTTAGATCCGCCAGCTGCTGCTTGAGAAGTACGAACGTTGGCATAAGTTGCCGCCTTCATACCGAAGAAGCCCGCAAGCAAAGACAAGAAAGCACCCAGGATGAATGATCCTGCTGCGATTCCGCCTAATGCGAAGAAAAGAGCCGCGCCTACGAAAACTGCGTAGACAGAAAGAACCTTGTACTCACGTACAAGGAAAGCCATCGAACCTTCGCGCACGTAACTCGCGATGCGATTCATTGTCTCGTTGCCTGCAGGTTGTGCCTTCACGCGAAGGTACAAAGCCACAGCCACGAGCAAACCAACAACCCCTGCAATTACAGGAGACATTAGCAAAGAATTACTAAACATTGTTGCACTCCGTGTTTGTCCCCTTTCCGATTTGTCGGAAAAGGTATTTATCGTTTAAATTACGAAGGCTTAGAAATACATGTCTTCATTGTTTTTAGTCAATGGAGAGGTAGAGGATGATCGGTTGACGCGGCGCTATTTTAGCTAAAAGAGAAGATTCTGCCTTAAATGCAGGCACATGCGATAAAAAAGAGTCGCTGGCTTCAAGAATTTGAAGGTTCGATTTTTTCTTGGCATTTAAGACGGATTTCTAAAGGAAAATGATCAGAGCTAAGAATTGTGTGGTGAACTTGGGCTTTTAAAACATCGAAGCCCCGAACGAAAACGTGATCTAGTTTTAAAAGACGCCCGTCATTTTCTAAGTCCAAATGTTCAAGGCCCAGATCGCGAAAGATGCTTTTCATGATCATATAGCGTTTAAAATTCCAGGTATTGAAGTCCCCGGCTAAAACAATAGGCCCTTTAAAGTCCGCCATTTTTTCAGCGATTTCATAGAGTGAATTTGTAAATGCGTTTAATGTTACGAAATTGAGGACGTGAGTGCATACGAATAAAACTTTGGTGCCGCCGATGGAATATTCAGAAAAAAGAGTCAGCTTCGGAGTGAGCCAGAAAAATTCACGGGTTTTTGAACGAATAAAATCCACGGCTTCGGGAGCGATCTTAGAACCAATTGCTACGCCTGTGCTGTGCAGATTTTTTTTGTAGTGAAAGCTTTGGGCGACATGCCACTCATACGGGGCAAAATCATTTTTCCAGATCATGGGCATTTTATCATCAAGCAGAGCTTCTTGAATCAATATGAAGTCCTTGCCACCACCTAGAGCGCAAAAATCTTTTTCAAAGATATGCGCCTTTTGTCCTTTGTAGACATTCCAGACAAAGATATCAAATTCCGAAGAAGGACGGTGATCCTTGTTCACCTCCCCGATTTTGAGTAAGACTTTATCTTGGGCCGGAACTATAAATGGCATACTCTTACTTTACCCGACTTAAATAACTTTCTTCAACTGTTGAGACACTTAAATTTTGAGCTTCTTGTCTTTCTTGTTCAGCAAGCAGCGTGGAAAGATATCGTTCCGTAGAGCTTGG
This is a stretch of genomic DNA from Bdellovibrio reynosensis. It encodes these proteins:
- a CDS encoding endonuclease/exonuclease/phosphatase family protein, which produces MPFIVPAQDKVLLKIGEVNKDHRPSSEFDIFVWNVYKGQKAHIFEKDFCALGGGKDFILIQEALLDDKMPMIWKNDFAPYEWHVAQSFHYKKNLHSTGVAIGSKIAPEAVDFIRSKTREFFWLTPKLTLFSEYSIGGTKVLFVCTHVLNFVTLNAFTNSLYEIAEKMADFKGPIVLAGDFNTWNFKRYMIMKSIFRDLGLEHLDLENDGRLLKLDHVFVRGFDVLKAQVHHTILSSDHFPLEIRLKCQEKIEPSNS